Proteins encoded together in one Candidatus Methylomirabilis sp. window:
- the nagA gene encoding N-acetylglucosamine-6-phosphate deacetylase, whose translation MRPAPSLLLTDARIFTPREEIPRGYVAVSGDRIAAVGRGAPRRKTGRIRSLEGRLLLPGFVDLQVNGGGGFDFADPDPAHREAAAAFHLRHGTTTLLPTVITDVIPRLEGALRALAADVTTAGRARSRLPGIHLEGPFLNPRRAGAHPREAVQSASLKAFERLWAAAGGTIRLLTLAPEVPGALEVVAAAAARGCLVAMGHTDATADEATAGIAAGIRHATHLFNAMAPLHHREPGPAGAALADRRVSVGLIPDGLHVHPTALALAIRLKGPGATALTTDAISAAGCTGPEEAGRTFPLGAQRVMVREGRAVTPEGTLAGSLLTMDAAFGRMVQYDVASVREAARMASETPARLLGLADRGRIVPGALADLVILEEDLTLHQVLLGGRPVVTR comes from the coding sequence GTGAGGCCGGCCCCCTCTCTCCTCCTGACCGACGCCCGGATCTTCACCCCCCGCGAGGAGATCCCCCGGGGGTACGTGGCGGTGTCCGGGGACCGGATCGCCGCGGTCGGCCGGGGAGCGCCGCGGCGGAAGACCGGCCGGATCCGCTCCCTCGAGGGCCGCCTGCTCCTCCCCGGGTTCGTGGATCTCCAGGTGAACGGGGGGGGCGGGTTCGATTTCGCCGACCCGGATCCTGCCCACCGGGAGGCGGCGGCCGCGTTTCACCTGCGCCACGGCACGACCACCCTCCTCCCGACCGTCATCACCGACGTCATCCCCCGCCTGGAGGGGGCGCTCCGCGCGCTCGCCGCCGACGTCACGACGGCCGGGCGGGCTCGCTCCCGCCTCCCCGGGATCCACCTGGAGGGGCCGTTCCTGAACCCGCGGCGTGCGGGGGCGCACCCCCGGGAGGCCGTCCAGTCCGCGAGCCTCAAGGCCTTCGAGCGCCTCTGGGCGGCGGCCGGCGGAACGATCCGGCTCCTCACGCTGGCGCCGGAGGTCCCCGGCGCCCTCGAGGTGGTCGCGGCCGCCGCCGCGCGGGGATGCCTGGTGGCCATGGGGCACACCGATGCGACCGCGGACGAGGCCACCGCCGGCATCGCCGCCGGAATCCGTCACGCCACCCATCTCTTTAACGCCATGGCCCCGCTCCACCACCGGGAGCCGGGGCCGGCCGGCGCGGCTCTGGCCGACCGCCGGGTGAGCGTAGGCCTCATCCCCGATGGCCTGCACGTCCACCCGACCGCCCTGGCCCTCGCGATCCGCCTGAAAGGGCCGGGGGCCACCGCCCTCACGACGGACGCGATCAGCGCGGCAGGCTGCACCGGGCCGGAGGAGGCCGGCCGCACCTTCCCCCTCGGAGCCCAGCGGGTCATGGTGCGGGAAGGACGAGCCGTCACGCCGGAAGGAACGCTCGCCGGCAGCCTGCTCACGATGGACGCTGCATTCGGGCGCATGGTACAGTACGACGTCGCGAGCGTGCGGGAGGCCGCGCGGATGGCGAGCGAGACGCCGGCCCGCCTCCTCGGCCTGGCGGACCGGGGGCGGATCGTCCCCGGCGCGCTGGCCGATCTCGTGATTCTGGAGGAGGACCTGACGCTGCACCAGGTCCTGCTGGGGGGCCGGCCGGTCGTGACGCGCTAG